A region from the Thermogemmatispora onikobensis genome encodes:
- the nuoD gene encoding NADH dehydrogenase (quinone) subunit D has translation MTINMGPQHPSTHGVLRLLLTIEGETVVKAEPDIGYLHTGIEKTAESKSYHQALVLTDRMDYLAPLCNNLGYALAVEKLLGIEDEITDKIKYARILLAELQRIASHLVWLGTSALDLGAMSVFLYCFREREMILDVFEYVSGVRMMTSYICPGGLQADLPRGFDEKVRAFTRVFPDRLAEYHDLLTNNPLWLERTRGVAILSKEDAIAYATSGPTLRGSGIAWDIRKAFPYSGYEQFDFEIPVGSNGDVYDRYMVRMLEMEQSLRIVNQALDGMPPGRYRVANPKVAPPPKWQITGSMEALIHHFKLYTEGYRPPAGEVYVRTESPKGELGFFIVSDGSARPYRMHVRAPSFANLQALPKMIQGNLLSDVVAAIGSIDIVLGEVDR, from the coding sequence ATGACCATCAATATGGGGCCGCAGCACCCGAGTACCCACGGGGTGCTCCGCCTGCTGCTGACCATCGAGGGCGAGACCGTGGTCAAGGCCGAGCCGGACATCGGCTATCTGCATACCGGCATCGAGAAGACCGCTGAGTCGAAGTCCTATCATCAGGCGCTGGTGCTGACGGACCGCATGGACTATCTGGCCCCGCTGTGCAATAACCTGGGCTATGCGCTGGCGGTGGAGAAGTTGCTGGGGATCGAAGACGAGATCACCGATAAAATTAAATATGCGCGAATACTGCTGGCCGAGCTGCAGCGCATCGCCAGCCACCTGGTCTGGCTGGGCACGAGCGCGCTCGACCTGGGAGCGATGAGCGTCTTCCTCTACTGCTTCCGCGAGCGCGAGATGATCCTGGATGTCTTCGAGTACGTCTCAGGCGTGCGCATGATGACCAGCTATATCTGTCCCGGTGGCCTGCAGGCTGACCTGCCCCGTGGCTTCGACGAGAAGGTGCGTGCCTTCACGCGCGTCTTCCCCGATCGCCTGGCCGAGTACCACGACCTGTTGACCAACAACCCGCTCTGGCTGGAGCGCACCAGGGGGGTGGCGATACTCAGCAAGGAGGATGCCATTGCCTATGCTACCAGTGGTCCGACCCTGCGCGGCAGCGGCATCGCCTGGGACATTCGCAAAGCCTTCCCCTACAGTGGCTACGAGCAGTTCGACTTTGAGATCCCGGTCGGCAGCAACGGCGACGTTTACGACCGCTACATGGTGCGCATGCTGGAGATGGAGCAGAGCCTGCGCATCGTCAATCAGGCGCTCGATGGCATGCCGCCCGGTCGCTATCGTGTGGCCAATCCCAAGGTAGCGCCGCCGCCCAAGTGGCAGATCACTGGCAGCATGGAGGCCTTGATCCACCACTTCAAGCTCTACACCGAGGGCTATCGTCCGCCCGCCGGCGAGGTCTATGTGCGCACGGAGTCGCCCAAGGGCGAGCTGGGCTTCTTTATCGTCAGCGACGGCTCCGCCCGACCCTACCGCATGCACGTGCGCGCGCCGTCCTTTGCGAATCTGCAGGCGCTGCCGAAGATGATCCAGGGAAACCTGCTCTCGGACGTAGTGGCCGCTATCGGGAGCATCGATATTGTGCTCGGTGAGGTTGATCGATGA
- the nuoH gene encoding NADH-quinone oxidoreductase subunit NuoH, translating into MLNDTWLLVIASLVKSAILIVILLTIFAYMTWIERRVVARIQGRLGPNRAGPFGALQPLADAIKMAFKEQIIPAQAYKVIYLIAPVISVVVALSAFAVVPIGNSWTPGHPSVWDPWVGDINVGLLWILSISSLAVYGIVLGGWSSGNRYSLLGSLRSAAQMISYETSLGLALSGTLMWAGTLSMVSIVHQQTLQGQGIWFIVAQPLGFLIYIIAAVAEVNRAPFDLPEAEQELTAGYLTEYSGLRWSLYQMAEYINMVTVSSVATTLFFGGWSFFGLERIPVLSIVIFAVKVAFFLFLFIWLRATLPRIRYDRLMRLGWQFLLPLAVLNAVVTATCVALGLPWWVNGLIGLVIIGAVLAITWLRSRQTRFAVSKAGAELLPPSVRLVKTIEPELGLVNGGEAAVAGIERQQALLQDGRVQV; encoded by the coding sequence ATGCTTAATGATACCTGGCTGCTGGTGATCGCCTCGCTTGTCAAGAGTGCCATTCTAATCGTCATCCTGTTGACGATCTTTGCCTACATGACCTGGATCGAGCGGCGCGTGGTGGCGCGCATTCAGGGCCGCCTGGGGCCGAATCGCGCCGGCCCTTTTGGGGCCTTGCAGCCGCTGGCTGACGCCATCAAGATGGCCTTCAAAGAGCAGATTATCCCGGCCCAGGCGTACAAAGTCATCTATCTGATCGCGCCGGTGATCTCGGTCGTGGTGGCCCTCAGCGCTTTCGCCGTGGTGCCGATCGGCAATAGCTGGACGCCAGGCCACCCAAGCGTCTGGGACCCGTGGGTTGGCGATATCAACGTTGGCCTGCTCTGGATTCTCTCGATCTCGTCGCTGGCCGTTTATGGCATCGTGCTCGGCGGCTGGTCCTCGGGCAACCGCTATTCGCTGCTCGGCTCGCTGCGCAGCGCGGCTCAGATGATTTCCTATGAGACCAGCCTGGGGCTTGCCCTCAGTGGTACACTGATGTGGGCCGGCACCCTGAGCATGGTCAGCATCGTCCACCAGCAGACGCTGCAGGGTCAGGGAATCTGGTTTATTGTGGCTCAGCCCCTCGGCTTCCTGATCTACATCATTGCCGCCGTGGCTGAGGTCAACCGCGCCCCGTTCGATCTGCCGGAGGCCGAGCAGGAGCTGACCGCCGGCTACCTGACGGAGTACAGCGGTCTGCGCTGGAGCCTCTATCAGATGGCCGAGTACATCAATATGGTCACGGTCAGCTCGGTGGCGACGACCCTCTTCTTTGGGGGCTGGAGCTTCTTCGGGCTGGAACGCATCCCAGTGCTGTCGATCGTGATCTTCGCGGTCAAAGTGGCCTTTTTCCTCTTCCTCTTTATCTGGTTGCGTGCCACGCTGCCGCGCATCCGCTACGACCGTTTGATGCGCCTGGGCTGGCAATTCCTGCTGCCGCTGGCGGTCCTGAACGCGGTAGTGACTGCGACCTGCGTGGCCCTGGGTCTGCCGTGGTGGGTCAACGGCCTGATCGGGCTGGTGATCATTGGGGCGGTCCTGGCTATTACCTGGCTGCGCAGTCGCCAGACGCGCTTTGCTGTCAGCAAAGCTGGCGCCGAGCTTTTGCCGCCCTCGGTGCGCCTGGTGAAGACGATCGAGCCAGAGCTGGGGCTGGTCAACGGCGGTGAGGCTGCCGTGGCGGGCATTGAGAGACAGCAGGCCCTCTTGCAGGATGGCCGCGTCCAGGTCTGA
- a CDS encoding sulfurtransferase, translating into MAENKGYAHPEVLVDADWVEAHLNDPKVRLIEVDVDTSAYEQGHIPGAIGFNWQKELQDQVVRAPISKEQLEELLSRSGVSNDTTVVLYGDNNNWFAAWAFWLLKYYGHQDVRLLDGGRAKWVADKRPLTTEVPSYPRTEYRAEEPHREVRAFRDEVLSKLGNSQVALVDVRSPGEYKGELLAPPNLPQEGAQRGGHIPGAKNVPWASAVREDGTFKSADELRAIYEGQGITGDKEVIAYCRIGERSSHTWFALRYLLGYPNVRNYDGSWTEWGSLIGVPIEK; encoded by the coding sequence ATGGCAGAAAACAAAGGCTATGCCCATCCTGAAGTCCTGGTAGATGCTGACTGGGTTGAGGCGCATCTCAACGATCCCAAAGTGCGTCTCATTGAAGTGGATGTTGACACCAGCGCTTATGAGCAGGGTCATATTCCTGGGGCCATTGGCTTCAACTGGCAGAAGGAGCTACAGGACCAGGTTGTTCGTGCTCCTATCAGCAAGGAGCAGCTAGAGGAGTTGCTCAGCCGGTCGGGGGTCAGCAATGACACCACCGTTGTTCTTTACGGAGACAACAACAACTGGTTTGCCGCCTGGGCTTTCTGGCTGCTCAAATACTACGGCCATCAAGATGTGCGTCTGCTTGATGGAGGGCGAGCCAAGTGGGTAGCTGACAAGCGGCCCCTGACCACCGAGGTGCCAAGCTACCCGCGTACTGAGTATCGTGCTGAGGAGCCGCACCGCGAAGTTCGAGCGTTCCGCGACGAAGTCCTGAGCAAGCTGGGGAACAGCCAGGTGGCCCTGGTTGACGTGCGTTCGCCGGGTGAATACAAAGGTGAGCTGCTGGCGCCCCCCAACCTGCCGCAAGAAGGGGCCCAGCGAGGTGGCCACATTCCTGGCGCCAAGAACGTCCCCTGGGCCAGTGCCGTGCGCGAGGACGGAACCTTCAAGTCTGCGGATGAACTGCGTGCCATCTACGAGGGTCAAGGGATCACCGGCGACAAAGAAGTGATTGCCTACTGCCGCATTGGCGAGCGTAGCAGTCACACCTGGTTTGCCCTGCGCTATCTGCTGGGCTATCCCAACGTGCGCAACTACGATGGCTCCTGGACCGAGTGGGGGAGCCTGATCGGCGTGCCCATCGAAAAATAA
- a CDS encoding NADH-quinone oxidoreductase subunit J family protein, whose translation MSGVALIISFFVLAVASVASALGVILFRNAVHSALSLILTLLFLAMFYLQLGAMFIAIVQILIYAGAIMVLFLFVVTMLAADPRDPDLQDRLPWQRGVAVVLGLVLVGALSYLLLSGTPLNEAARAHGADALSQVVAQQGNIQAFGQALFHGFSFAFEVTSLVIVVAILGALVLGRKA comes from the coding sequence ATGAGCGGGGTAGCGCTGATCATCTCCTTTTTTGTGCTGGCCGTGGCGAGCGTGGCCTCGGCCCTGGGTGTGATTCTCTTTCGCAACGCGGTTCATAGTGCCCTGAGCCTGATTTTGACCCTGCTCTTTCTGGCCATGTTCTATCTGCAGCTCGGGGCCATGTTTATTGCCATTGTACAGATCTTGATCTATGCCGGCGCCATTATGGTGCTCTTCCTCTTCGTCGTGACGATGCTGGCCGCTGACCCGCGTGATCCCGATCTTCAGGACCGGCTGCCATGGCAGCGGGGGGTAGCGGTGGTGCTGGGGCTGGTCCTGGTGGGAGCCCTGAGCTATCTGCTGCTCAGCGGTACGCCGCTCAACGAGGCAGCGCGCGCGCATGGCGCTGACGCGCTCTCGCAGGTGGTGGCTCAGCAGGGCAACATTCAAGCCTTCGGCCAGGCGCTCTTCCACGGCTTCTCGTTCGCCTTCGAGGTGACCAGTCTGGTCATCGTGGTGGCGATCCTGGGGGCTCTGGTCCTTGGGCGCAAAGCCTGA
- a CDS encoding NADH-quinone oxidoreductase subunit A, translated as MSGPLPIFLMVALALLFGLLVMAVTAILGPKKPTPEKLAPYECGIQEIQAPKRRFPVKYLLTGMLFIAFDIEIVSLYPLAVLLKDQLKTLGLIELLIFFVILMIGYVYVWRKGAFTWE; from the coding sequence ATGAGCGGTCCTCTCCCCATTTTTCTCATGGTGGCGCTGGCGCTCCTCTTTGGCCTGCTGGTCATGGCGGTGACAGCGATTCTGGGGCCGAAGAAGCCGACACCGGAGAAGCTGGCGCCCTATGAATGTGGCATCCAGGAGATTCAGGCGCCGAAGCGGCGCTTTCCTGTCAAATATCTCCTGACAGGGATGCTTTTTATTGCCTTTGATATTGAAATTGTCTCATTGTATCCCCTGGCCGTTCTCCTGAAGGATCAGCTGAAGACCCTGGGGCTGATCGAGCTGCTCATCTTCTTCGTGATCCTGATGATCGGCTACGTTTACGTCTGGCGAAAAGGGGCATTCACATGGGAGTAA
- the nuoF gene encoding NADH-quinone oxidoreductase subunit NuoF → MPELIITKNIDVPGIDRLDVYRQHGGYEALEKALREYQPEEIVELVKKSGLRGRGGAGFPTGMKWGFLAKNEPRYLCCNCDESEPGTFKDRMLMEKNPHQLVEGVIITSYACRVSTAFIYVRGELAYAARQVQRAVDEAYAAGYIGKNILGSGYSLDVIVHRGAGAYICGEESALMESLEGRRGYPRLKPPFPAAVGLYGGPTVINNCETLSTVPAIVRNGADWYASFGTEKSKGTRIFCLSGHVKKPGNYELPLGTPLRTLIYDEQYGGGILGDKQLKAVIPGGSSTFILGADKIDTPLDFESVAAAGSMLGSGGVIVMHEDTCIVDAVLRMTEFYRDESCGKCTPCREGTYWLVQLLERIEHGHGKMSDINLLLDICDNISGKSFCPLGDAATSSITSSIKLFREEYEYHVREGCCMVGPKARKPVAAAL, encoded by the coding sequence ATGCCAGAGCTGATTATCACGAAAAATATCGATGTGCCTGGAATCGATCGCCTGGATGTCTACCGCCAGCATGGCGGCTATGAAGCCCTGGAGAAGGCGCTGCGCGAGTACCAGCCGGAGGAGATCGTCGAGCTGGTCAAGAAGTCTGGCCTGCGCGGACGCGGCGGGGCTGGTTTCCCAACCGGCATGAAGTGGGGCTTTCTGGCCAAGAACGAGCCGCGCTATTTGTGCTGCAACTGCGATGAAAGCGAGCCGGGCACCTTCAAGGATCGCATGCTGATGGAGAAGAATCCTCATCAGCTGGTCGAGGGGGTGATCATTACCAGCTACGCCTGCCGCGTCTCGACGGCCTTTATCTATGTGCGCGGCGAGCTGGCCTACGCCGCCCGCCAGGTGCAGCGGGCGGTCGATGAAGCCTATGCCGCTGGCTACATCGGCAAGAATATTCTGGGCAGCGGCTATAGCCTGGACGTGATCGTCCACCGCGGAGCTGGAGCCTATATCTGTGGCGAGGAGAGCGCCCTGATGGAGTCGCTGGAAGGGCGCCGTGGCTACCCACGCCTCAAGCCGCCCTTCCCGGCAGCGGTCGGCCTCTACGGCGGGCCGACGGTCATCAATAACTGTGAGACGCTCTCGACAGTGCCCGCCATTGTGCGCAACGGGGCCGACTGGTACGCCTCCTTCGGCACGGAGAAGAGCAAGGGGACGCGCATCTTCTGCTTGAGCGGCCATGTCAAGAAGCCGGGCAACTATGAGCTGCCCCTGGGGACGCCCCTGCGCACCCTGATCTACGACGAGCAGTACGGCGGTGGTATCCTCGGCGACAAGCAGCTCAAGGCAGTGATCCCCGGCGGCTCCTCGACCTTCATCCTGGGGGCGGATAAGATCGATACTCCTCTGGACTTCGAGTCGGTGGCGGCGGCTGGCTCAATGCTCGGCTCCGGCGGCGTCATCGTGATGCATGAGGATACCTGCATCGTCGATGCCGTTCTGCGGATGACCGAGTTCTATCGCGATGAGTCCTGTGGAAAGTGCACGCCCTGCCGTGAGGGCACCTATTGGCTGGTGCAGCTGTTGGAGCGTATCGAGCACGGCCACGGTAAAATGAGTGATATCAATCTCTTGCTGGATATTTGCGATAATATCAGCGGCAAGTCGTTCTGCCCGCTGGGCGATGCAGCGACCTCTTCGATCACGAGCAGTATCAAGCTGTTCCGCGAGGAGTACGAATATCACGTGCGCGAGGGATGCTGCATGGTGGGACCAAAGGCGCGCAAGCCGGTTGCCGCCGCGCTCTAG
- a CDS encoding Gmad2 immunoglobulin-like domain-containing protein: protein MLNRFCLPTKRPRDPKQSSWSHRQRSTTLSVMVLLLCLSLAACASPFGGGSQATPTAGAGTPAAGSVTPTASPVVLLGPRPCPTAVQSLAYWSGIVHAVAGVTSVARVQCGNLMGTPALQALVTVAHQGGHAVDVHVYSNITNPDPQQIFQLLNLYDGDAVISGYNTVLTAEVDQNSALNRGRSSANYQRDLFREFKWSDAQQTLVQIAFPGFFPDLTRYQAEADQAAVNQGHDPWKLDAVKVAQALAASSTLFNWGADAPARLISGGGQHDLNAVVEVKSPHPGGSTIRISMSRLESNTNGGIWEVTEVSSPTLTISAPAALARLHSPTTVTGRGNAFEGVIGSLRLLDHLYNQVGQAQVRGASGNGSTTFSTSLTYTTDFSAGAQEGLLMLFTPSQADGSIATGTLLKVLLT from the coding sequence ATGCTGAACCGCTTTTGTCTGCCCACCAAGCGGCCCAGAGATCCGAAGCAATCATCCTGGTCTCATCGTCAACGAAGCACCACCTTAAGCGTCATGGTGCTCTTGCTCTGTCTCAGCTTGGCGGCCTGCGCCTCTCCTTTTGGGGGGGGAAGTCAGGCCACGCCGACTGCAGGAGCCGGGACGCCGGCAGCGGGGAGCGTCACCCCCACAGCCTCGCCGGTTGTGCTTCTTGGACCCCGGCCCTGTCCCACGGCGGTCCAGTCGCTGGCCTACTGGAGTGGCATTGTCCACGCCGTTGCTGGCGTCACCAGCGTTGCGCGTGTCCAATGTGGCAACCTTATGGGCACACCGGCCTTGCAGGCCCTGGTTACCGTAGCTCATCAGGGAGGGCATGCTGTAGACGTCCACGTCTACAGCAACATCACCAATCCCGACCCCCAGCAGATCTTTCAACTGCTCAACCTCTATGACGGTGATGCTGTCATCAGCGGCTACAACACCGTGCTCACTGCTGAGGTTGATCAGAACTCGGCTCTCAACCGGGGGCGCAGCTCTGCCAACTACCAGCGTGACCTCTTCCGGGAATTCAAGTGGTCGGACGCCCAACAAACCCTGGTCCAGATTGCCTTTCCGGGCTTCTTCCCCGATCTGACGCGCTATCAGGCCGAAGCGGATCAGGCTGCGGTCAACCAGGGGCATGATCCCTGGAAGCTCGATGCCGTCAAAGTGGCTCAGGCGCTGGCCGCCTCATCGACCCTCTTCAACTGGGGAGCGGACGCCCCGGCTCGCCTCATCAGTGGCGGAGGCCAGCACGATCTCAACGCCGTCGTCGAGGTCAAGAGTCCCCATCCTGGTGGGAGCACCATCCGCATCAGCATGAGCCGGCTGGAATCCAACACCAACGGGGGCATCTGGGAAGTGACCGAAGTCAGCAGCCCCACGCTCACTATCAGCGCTCCTGCCGCCCTGGCCCGGCTGCACAGTCCCACGACCGTCACGGGGAGGGGCAACGCCTTTGAGGGCGTCATCGGCAGCCTGCGCCTGCTAGACCATCTCTACAACCAGGTTGGCCAGGCCCAGGTGCGCGGTGCCAGCGGCAACGGCTCCACGACCTTCTCGACCAGCCTCACCTACACGACCGATTTCAGCGCCGGAGCCCAGGAGGGCCTGCTGATGCTCTTCACACCGAGCCAGGCCGACGGCTCGATTGCCACCGGTACTTTGCTCAAAGTGCTGCTCACCTGA
- the nuoG gene encoding NADH-quinone oxidoreductase subunit NuoG, which yields MAEEAKNDGLVHLTIDGIPVAVPPGTLVWAAAKQAGIEIPIYCYHPKMPPLGACRMCFVEIEKMPKPPQTACTTPVSEGMVVHTKTEKVLKARRGTLEFLLINHPLDCPICDKGGECDLQDFTLRHGPGATRFDLRKRHYPKPIPVSDRVLLDRERCILCQRCTRFCSEVSMDNGLVMINRGYRMEVGTAPGEAFDSIFSGNTVEICPVGALTSAKYRFKGRPWELKRIPSVCNNCSVGCNVRIDVRVDKIMRQMSRCNDDIDDGWLCDRGRWDFDYVNDAQRLRTPLVRRQPGGVLEPAGWGEALGMIAERLRTIKERYSASAIGGIGSTRTTNEEAYLFQKLLREALGTPNVDHHHGFFPGLRDPLTGRPWMLTTAIADFERASHIVLVASDPYERQPILNLRIKKALKAGARIYVVNESPTELDRLATRVIRLPQHGAGAAARLLLEAALRQEELRNPREEVRARVLGTPQETRQAEALCGVEVAEALRELAREIAAAPAALILYDEMATLAPGCANLAPDLQALAVVTGNIDRPGAGVGPLFEDANSLGARDMGLLPDSLPGYRPTSPEGLSYQEMLSSDAVKALYIMGANPARHLTDGNLRRGKEFIVVQEILLTETAQQADVVLPALTYAEKDGSMTNVDHHVQAIRRALRPLPGARADWEILMDLAALLGHPWPYEGPEDVLLEIAAQHPLYRGLTWDGLGLQGVRTGEVEVAHA from the coding sequence ATGGCTGAAGAGGCAAAAAACGACGGACTTGTCCATCTGACCATCGATGGCATCCCGGTGGCCGTACCCCCCGGGACGCTGGTCTGGGCGGCGGCGAAGCAGGCGGGCATCGAGATCCCTATCTATTGTTATCATCCCAAGATGCCCCCCCTTGGCGCCTGCCGCATGTGCTTTGTCGAGATCGAGAAGATGCCCAAGCCCCCGCAGACGGCCTGCACGACGCCGGTCAGCGAGGGCATGGTCGTCCATACGAAGACCGAGAAGGTGCTCAAGGCGCGTCGTGGTACACTGGAGTTCCTGCTGATTAACCACCCGCTGGACTGTCCGATCTGTGATAAGGGCGGCGAGTGCGATCTGCAGGATTTCACCCTGCGCCACGGTCCGGGGGCGACGCGCTTCGATCTGCGCAAGCGTCATTATCCGAAGCCGATTCCGGTCAGCGACCGGGTGCTGCTCGATCGCGAGCGTTGCATTCTCTGCCAGCGCTGCACGCGCTTCTGCTCCGAGGTCTCGATGGATAACGGGCTGGTCATGATCAACCGCGGCTATCGCATGGAGGTTGGTACAGCCCCGGGCGAGGCCTTCGATTCGATCTTCTCAGGCAATACTGTGGAGATCTGCCCGGTCGGCGCCCTGACCTCGGCGAAATATCGCTTTAAGGGGCGCCCCTGGGAGTTGAAGCGCATCCCGAGTGTCTGCAATAATTGCAGTGTAGGCTGCAACGTGCGCATCGATGTGCGCGTTGACAAGATCATGCGCCAGATGTCGCGCTGCAACGATGATATTGACGATGGCTGGCTGTGCGACCGCGGGCGCTGGGACTTCGATTATGTCAACGATGCGCAGCGTCTGCGCACGCCGCTGGTGCGTCGGCAGCCGGGCGGAGTCCTTGAGCCGGCGGGCTGGGGTGAGGCTCTGGGAATGATCGCCGAGCGCCTGCGCACTATCAAGGAGCGTTATAGCGCCAGCGCCATCGGCGGGATCGGTTCGACGCGCACCACCAATGAGGAGGCCTATCTCTTCCAGAAGCTGCTGCGCGAGGCTCTGGGCACGCCCAACGTCGATCACCATCATGGCTTCTTCCCGGGCCTGCGCGATCCGCTCACCGGGCGTCCCTGGATGCTGACGACGGCCATCGCCGACTTTGAACGAGCCTCGCATATTGTCCTGGTGGCCTCCGATCCTTACGAGCGCCAGCCCATTCTGAACCTGCGTATCAAGAAAGCGCTCAAGGCCGGAGCCAGGATTTACGTTGTCAACGAAAGCCCGACCGAGCTGGATCGCCTGGCGACGCGAGTCATTCGTCTGCCGCAGCACGGAGCGGGAGCGGCGGCGCGCCTGTTGTTGGAGGCCGCTCTGCGCCAGGAGGAGCTGCGGAACCCGCGCGAGGAGGTGCGGGCCCGCGTTCTGGGAACGCCCCAGGAGACGCGACAGGCCGAGGCGCTTTGTGGCGTAGAGGTGGCGGAGGCCCTGCGCGAGCTGGCGCGCGAGATCGCAGCGGCGCCCGCGGCTCTCATTCTCTACGATGAAATGGCGACTCTGGCCCCCGGCTGTGCCAATCTGGCCCCCGACCTGCAAGCGCTGGCAGTGGTGACTGGCAACATCGACCGCCCTGGCGCCGGGGTGGGACCGCTCTTCGAAGATGCCAATTCGCTGGGGGCGCGCGACATGGGCCTGCTGCCCGATAGTCTGCCTGGCTATCGTCCGACCTCGCCGGAGGGCCTGAGTTATCAGGAGATGCTCAGCAGCGATGCGGTCAAGGCCCTCTACATCATGGGAGCCAATCCGGCCCGCCATCTGACCGATGGCAATCTGCGCCGGGGCAAAGAATTCATCGTCGTCCAGGAGATCCTGCTGACCGAGACGGCTCAGCAGGCCGATGTGGTCCTGCCGGCCCTGACCTATGCCGAGAAGGACGGCAGCATGACCAATGTCGACCACCATGTGCAGGCTATTCGCCGGGCTTTGCGTCCTCTGCCGGGAGCGCGGGCTGACTGGGAGATCCTGATGGACCTGGCGGCCCTGTTGGGCCATCCCTGGCCCTATGAGGGACCGGAGGATGTGCTCCTGGAGATTGCCGCTCAGCATCCGCTCTATCGGGGACTGACCTGGGACGGTCTGGGCCTGCAGGGGGTACGCACGGGCGAAGTGGAGGTGGCCCATGCTTAA
- the nuoK gene encoding NADH-quinone oxidoreductase subunit NuoK: MTTIPVSWYLIVSALLFTIGTIGVLVRRNPLIIFMSIELMLNAVNLAFVTLSSYLDSADGQVFVFLVLTVAAAEVVVGLAIIVSIFRTRRNIDVDEMNLLRG; the protein is encoded by the coding sequence ATGACAACGATACCGGTATCCTGGTATCTGATTGTGAGCGCATTGCTCTTCACCATTGGCACCATTGGCGTTCTGGTGCGGCGCAATCCGCTCATTATCTTTATGTCAATTGAACTTATGCTTAACGCGGTCAATCTGGCCTTTGTCACGCTCTCAAGCTATCTGGATTCGGCGGATGGCCAGGTCTTTGTCTTCCTGGTGCTCACGGTGGCCGCCGCCGAGGTGGTGGTCGGGCTGGCGATCATCGTCTCGATCTTCCGAACACGGCGTAATATCGACGTGGACGAGATGAACCTGTTGCGAGGGTAA
- a CDS encoding NADH-quinone oxidoreductase subunit C, whose product MDTFAEAAVAALRERFPQAVVETVEHRGELTVVLTTEHLVAVCDYLKRHHHYTFLSTITAVDWLERVPRYDVVYQLLSLPRRSTLALKVRVGGKREEHPQVPSVTGVWPAANWYEREVYDLFGIIFTHHPDLRRILMPSNWTTHPLRKDYPLTGFDLPEPHWGGQVPYDVDPGVGRQTLRTPQGRELNESRSAFTTNPEPGTPRA is encoded by the coding sequence ATGGATACATTTGCCGAGGCTGCCGTAGCAGCCCTACGCGAGCGTTTCCCCCAGGCGGTGGTGGAAACCGTCGAGCACCGTGGTGAGCTGACGGTTGTCCTGACCACCGAGCACCTGGTCGCTGTTTGTGACTATCTTAAGCGGCACCATCACTATACCTTTCTCTCAACGATCACCGCTGTCGACTGGCTGGAGCGCGTGCCCCGCTACGATGTGGTGTATCAGTTGCTCTCGCTGCCGCGGCGCAGCACGCTCGCGCTCAAGGTGCGCGTGGGTGGCAAGCGCGAGGAGCACCCGCAGGTGCCATCGGTGACCGGCGTCTGGCCGGCGGCTAACTGGTATGAGCGCGAGGTCTATGATCTGTTTGGCATCATTTTTACTCATCATCCCGACCTGCGCCGCATTCTGATGCCGAGCAACTGGACCACTCACCCGTTGCGCAAGGATTATCCGCTGACCGGCTTCGATCTGCCTGAGCCACACTGGGGCGGTCAGGTTCCCTATGACGTGGACCCCGGCGTTGGCCGCCAGACCCTCCGTACCCCCCAGGGCCGCGAGCTGAACGAGAGTCGCAGCGCCTTTACTACCAACCCAGAGCCGGGTACCCCGCGAGCGTGA
- the nuoE gene encoding NADH-quinone oxidoreductase subunit NuoE: MISEQAKQRMRELAARYPVARSAVMPALYIAQAEEGYVSRAALEAVAEVLNMTVDDVESVATFYTMYYQRPPGKKVIKVCNSISCYLRGCDALVEQLERRLGIKRGETSPDGRYTLLTVECLASCGTAPVLQVNDAFVENLTPELVDRLVDQWEAEFQAEGQSQGRSPAGAGGC, translated from the coding sequence ATGATTTCAGAACAGGCGAAGCAGCGCATGCGCGAGCTGGCAGCTCGCTATCCGGTGGCCCGCTCCGCCGTGATGCCGGCCCTCTACATTGCGCAGGCGGAGGAAGGCTACGTCTCCCGCGCGGCGCTGGAGGCGGTGGCGGAGGTCTTGAATATGACGGTCGACGATGTCGAGAGCGTCGCCACCTTTTATACGATGTACTATCAGCGCCCGCCCGGCAAGAAGGTGATCAAAGTCTGCAATAGCATTTCATGCTACCTGCGCGGCTGCGACGCGCTGGTCGAGCAGCTCGAGCGCCGTCTGGGTATCAAGCGGGGCGAGACCAGTCCCGATGGCCGCTATACCCTGTTGACGGTGGAGTGCCTGGCCTCCTGTGGCACGGCCCCGGTGCTCCAGGTCAACGATGCATTCGTCGAGAATCTGACGCCTGAGCTGGTCGATCGCCTGGTGGATCAGTGGGAAGCTGAGTTTCAGGCTGAGGGCCAGAGCCAGGGCCGGAGCCCGGCAGGCGCCGGAGGCTGCTGA